From Triticum aestivum cultivar Chinese Spring chromosome 4A, IWGSC CS RefSeq v2.1, whole genome shotgun sequence, a single genomic window includes:
- the LOC123085658 gene encoding outer envelope pore protein 16-2, chloroplastic — protein sequence MSSHETRKFVDEVRGLEKNWMLDLGHPLLNRVADSFVKAAGIGAIQAVTRDSYFMAIEGESGGTGAVSGATGSSKRTFPDLNGGTSNSKSAEAMVKSVSKESFQWGLAAGMHSGLTYGLAEVRGTHDWKNSALAGAVTGAAVALTSDNASHEQVVQCAITGAALSAAANVLSDIV from the exons ATGAGCAGCCACGAGACGCGCAAGTTCGTGGACGAGGTGCGGGGCCTGGAGAAGAACTGGATGCTCGACCTCGGCCACCCCCTCCTCAACCGCGTCGCCGACAGCTTCGTCAAGGCCGCCGGG ATCGGCGCGATACAGGCCGTCACGCGGGACTCCTACTTCATGGCCATCGAAG GCGAGTCTGGGGGCACCGGAGCGGTGTCGGGCGCCACCGGCAGCAGCAAACGGACGTTCCCAGACCTCAATG GAGGGACGAGCAACAGCAAGTCAGCGGAGGCCATG GTGAAAAGCGTCAGCAAGGAGTCGTTCCAGTGGG GGCTCGCGGCTGGGATGCACTCCGGCCTCACCTACGGCCTGGCGGAGGTGCGCGGGACCCACGACTGGAAGAACAGCGCGCTGGCGGGCGCCGTCACAGGCGCGGCGGTCGCGCTGACCTCGGACAACGCTTCGCACGAGCAGGTTGTGCAATGCGCCATCACCGGCGCCGCGCTGTCGGCTGCCGCCAACGTGCTCTCCGACATAGTTTAG